The genomic stretch TTGTTACAAAAGGTCAATCCTTTTGGGTTTCAATGAGAATTAACAGTACACCGGAACACATGTCTGATAATCCAACGATGTTTTACGCGCTTGATAACACCGGCGGTGCACTCGCTCCATCCCGTGCGTGGAAATTCTATGAACATGATAACGGTCCCTCAAACTGCGGAGGAACTCCCAACCCAAAACGCGGTTGGGTTGCCCGCGGAGGTCCTACGCCGGATTCATCCTCTGCGTACGCATGGAATTGGTGGTACAGCATGACTGTAACATCCGACCTCCCGCCCGGCATTTCTAACACAACGGAACTCCGGCACACAACAAAAACTTCTGAACGAGCGGTCGTCGCGGAAATCGAAGATTGCAACGCTGAGAAACCGGAAAGCGCCGGAGTTGCTTCTGCGCATGTTCTCTATTCCATTGACCATGGAACTACGTGGGATTCTGTCCCGATGAGTCTCGTCGGTGGGAATACATGGCGCGGGTACATTCCTGCTATGAACGGAAATATGTCTGTTGAATATAAAGTCAACGCGATGGATTTGAGAGGAAACTATTCTGAAGGACGTTCAAATTCATATAGAATCCTTTCACTCGATAATCAATACTATTCGCTCGATACTACGGTGAACTATCAATGGCATCCGATTGATACTTCCGGTACGAAAATATCCGGGTGGTTTGATAGATTTATCTTTGCACAAAACCCTCCACAAGATAACGGGACTGCCGGACCGATTGATATTGGTTTTGAATTCCCGTTCTTCGGCGAGCAGGTGCGCTACGCGTGGATTGGTGTGAACGGCGGACTTTCACTTTCATCTTCACCAAACGATACGATTGATGTTTTCCCTGATTATCTCAACTGTTCGGGCGACTTTGCTTCCATTCCGAGTGATTGTAATCCGCGCAACTACATCAATATCTTCGGTTATGATTTTGTTGTCAAGCCCTATCTCGACAATGGTGAAGGATATGGCGCGGTGTTTTACAAAAACGAAACAGACAAGTTCATTGTCGAGTGGAATAAAGTCGGAAATTTCGTTTCCTTCGATGATACGAACACAACCTTTCAAGTCATCTTAGATAAACATGATAGTTCCATAACGTTTCAATATCAATCCGTCGGTGCGTTCGGAATTGAGTATGCTTCGTTCATTGGATTACAAGCCGAACCAACTTCAAAATGGTTCGCTATGAATATTCTTGGCTATCCGCTCGAACTGAAACCGGCAAACAACAAGGCGTTTCGTTTCGTGCCAAGTCAGCCGAATGATGTGCGGGATGAGGAGAAGAATCTTCCGGCTACAACACGGTTGTATCAGAATTATCCGAATCCGTTTAATCCCACAACGAATTTCGGATTTCGGATTTCGGATTTCGGAATGGTGACATTAAAGATTTATGATGTGCTCGGAAGAGAAGTAGTCACACTTCTTAACGAAGAAAAACATCCGGGCGAATATTCAATCCCGTGGAATGCGGAACAAGTTCCGAGCGGAGTGTATTATTACAAACTGACCTCCGGTAAATTTGTTGAGACGAAAACGATGATTGTAATTCAATAGTGTTGATGTAGAAGTTCAT from Ignavibacteriota bacterium encodes the following:
- a CDS encoding T9SS type A sorting domain-containing protein, translated to MKKVLYLFLFLSTLAFSQQRFVVSPNNEVVQLQPHESASQVIQKIINERETTSSDNCVSRQFGYPIDEYLPTTSFTSRHKDIMAMWFVAPSAGTVDTLFWLGGPQNGALDSTIHIRIHESKIGLGSGPGYNFPHGCQNWGYWNSTNDLDMGVAAFPDDATDTTWISTITLPSVSYPPVGEELWGLGGYPVFQQPNNINTLPLDGLGSPVVTKGQSFWVSMRINSTPEHMSDNPTMFYALDNTGGALAPSRAWKFYEHDNGPSNCGGTPNPKRGWVARGGPTPDSSSAYAWNWWYSMTVTSDLPPGISNTTELRHTTKTSERAVVAEIEDCNAEKPESAGVASAHVLYSIDHGTTWDSVPMSLVGGNTWRGYIPAMNGNMSVEYKVNAMDLRGNYSEGRSNSYRILSLDNQYYSLDTTVNYQWHPIDTSGTKISGWFDRFIFAQNPPQDNGTAGPIDIGFEFPFFGEQVRYAWIGVNGGLSLSSSPNDTIDVFPDYLNCSGDFASIPSDCNPRNYINIFGYDFVVKPYLDNGEGYGAVFYKNETDKFIVEWNKVGNFVSFDDTNTTFQVILDKHDSSITFQYQSVGAFGIEYASFIGLQAEPTSKWFAMNILGYPLELKPANNKAFRFVPSQPNDVRDEEKNLPATTRLYQNYPNPFNPTTNFGFRISDFGMVTLKIYDVLGREVVTLLNEEKHPGEYSIPWNAEQVPSGVYYYKLTSGKFVETKTMIVIQ